CCCAACCAGGGTGGTCAGTGAAACGATCATCGCAAAAGGGAAATTCAGCGAAAAGCCAAAGGCCAGCCGATGAGGATTCATCAAACCAAGCCATGTGAACATGAGTATGCCGAGCCACGGAGAACGGAAAATGAAAGGCAAGGCACCGAAAACGACGGCGCTGATCAATAGGTCACGCATGCGCTCGGGCTCCGCTCATGCCTGAACACGGCTCACGACATACCGAAATTTGCCCGATCCTTCGGCCTCGATCTGCGCTACATGTTCGACTTCGACCTCGACCGACGCTCCGAGCCTTGCCTTCATGCCATCGCGGATGCGTGCATCGCCATCCGCCGGGAAATCCGCTTCGCTGACCACCTTCACGCGGGTCAGGTCCAGACTTTCCTGTTCGATGCGAAAGCCCGCCACGCCCGGCATGTCGCGCACGATGTAGATCAGCGCCAGCCCGTGCATCACCGTCCCGTCCTTCGCGACGATGAAGTCGGTGCTGCGCCCCTGGACTTCGCTGAGCACCGGCAGGGTACGTCCACAGGTACAGGGCTGCGCGCCCAGCACGCCGACGTCGCCGGTGCGATAGCGCACGAAGGGAAATTCACCCGTCGCCAGGTGCGTGACGACGATTTCGCCGGATTCGCCGGGCGGCAGCACGCGACCTTCACGATCGATGATCTCGAGCACGATATCTTCGGCCGTGATGTGCATGGCGCCAGCCGGGCACTGGTGTGCGATGAAGCCCGCATCGCGGCCGCCGTAACCGTTGGCCACCGGACAACCGAAGGTCTGTTCGATCAGTTCGCGCTGATGGTCGTACAGCCTCTCCGAGGTGACGAAGACGACCTTGATCCCGACATCGTCGAGCGATCGACCGGTGCGCCGCGCATACGAAGCGATGTGCGCAAAAGCTGACGGATAGCCGAAAAGCATGCGTGGGCGCGCCCTGCGGATATGGTCGATGAACTGTCCGACCTTTGCGTCCGACATTTCGAATGCCGGCAACAGGCTGGTCCGCATCAGGGCGTCGCGCATCCGGCGCACGCGATCCTGCGCGCCGAGCTCGATCGGACTGCCCCACAGCACCACCTCCGGATCGCCGATGTCGACGCCCCACCAGCGCGTCGCCCGCCACTTCGCGGCGACGTCACGGCTGACACGCTCGCGGCCGATGTAGAAGATGAGCGGGGCACCACTTGAGCCACCGGTATTGAACCGGGCCAACCCACGTGCATTGTCCGCCTTCAGCGCGTCGGTATTCGCGCGGATGAGCGGTTTGTCCAGGAAGGGAAGTTTCTGCAGATCGTCCAGCGAAGTCACCGCGGCAGGGTCGAAGCCGATGCGGGCAAACAGCGCTCGGTAATAAGGGACATGCGCGCCAGCCTGCACGAGCAGCGAGCAGAGGCGATCCACGCGCAGCTGCTGCAATCGCTCGTGCGGCCACCACTGCGAGGCCTCCAGCGCCTGCCGATCGGCCACCGTCGTGTGCTTCTTCAGCCTTTCCTGCAAAGGAAAAACGACGTGCGACACCAGGCTGGTACGAAGATCAGCCATGCGCACTCCTGACTGCGGAAAAGCGCTGCATCAGCTCATCACACAATCGTGCCACCTCGTCGGCTACGGGTGGTGGGTTCTTCTTGCTGATCGAACTGGCGAACACCTTGCTCGTGATGAAAGGCGAAAAGGGCAGACCGAGAAAATCGAACACCTGTTCGCATTCCTTGGCGGGCTCGGTCACCAGTGCCTCATAGGACAGGAGCTTGACTCGCGGATCGCGATCCAGCCCCATCTGGAAATACAGCAGATTGCGGAAATACCAGATCAACGCGCCGGCCGTCGCTTCATTCATGTCGGCATGCCATAGCTCGCGCACGAGGCGCTTCGTTTCATCGGACATGCCGCCGGCAAACCATTCGCCGTCGGCCTGACCCTTGGCGACCCGTTCGACCTGCTGCGTGAAGCGGCTGAAGGACACCAGTGCCGAATTCACCGCATCGCGATACTCGCGGACGATCCACAAGCCCTTCGAGGGCGTGAACTCGTCCATCAGCGCAGGCAAGCGATCGAGCTCGCACAGGCACTTGATGACGAAATGCGGCGCGCGCGACTGATTGATCAGCGAACGGATCACAGCCGGATCACGCATGATGTAGTTGTCGAATGCGCGCGGATCTCGCTCGTGGAAGACATCGGTCTGCATGCTGCGCTCGATCAGATCCATCAGCATGTTGGTACCGGAGCGCTGCATGCCGCCCACGAAAACGTGCCGACGTGGCTGTGCCGCGCGCGGCACGCGGTGCGCCAGCCATTTCCGGGCGAGCAGCGCACGATACTCGATCTGTTCGCACGCATTTTTCCAGTAGGACGCTTCAGCCAACTCCGATGTCTCCCTGTGTGCCACGCGCGTTTCGATCGGCGAACAGCGCGCGGAACGCTGCAACCAGCGTCGCGACGCGTCCGTCCCATTCGTTGTCTTTTGCGTAGGCAAGAATGCGCTCACGGTCCCAGTCGCGCGCCAGCGCCCGGCTCAATGCGTCCTGCAGCGCCGGTCCGTCGTCAAAGGGCACGATTTCGCCCAGGTCATCGCGGCACACCACCTCGCGATTGCCTCCGACATCGGTCGCCACGACCGGCAGACGGCAGGCCATGGCTTCCAGAAACACATTGGCCCATCCTTCGTTGCGGGTCGCCAGCACGAATACATCGGCCGCCGACAAGGGTTGCTTTAGCGCTTCCGGCGGCAGGGTGCCCAGAAAGCGCACACAGTCCGCCAGACCCAGTTCGGCCACTTGCGCCTTGAGGCGCGGCCCCCAGTCGCCTTCCGCGCTGGCACCACCGACGATCAGGAACAGCAGACCCGGAAACTCGCGTCGCAAGGCCGGCAACTGTTCGATCACCCGATGAAAGCCCTTGCGTTCGGTGAGGCCGCCGACGCTGATCAATACGTTTGCATCGTCCGGAACCGACAGTTCGCGTCGCGCTGAGGCCTTGTCGATCGGATAGAACTTTCCGGTATCGACGCCGTTGCCCACCACCTGCAGTTTCGCCCGGTCGACGCCGATCCCGGCCGCAATTTCGATCAGGGACGCGGAGACCGAAAACACGCGGTCGGCGCGATCGAGCGCCTGACGCAATCTGGACGACAGCCCGGGCGTGCGGGCGTGGCGCGTTTCGGTGCCACGCAGCGTGACGGTGAAAGGACAATCGAGCCAGCGTGCCAGCAGGCTGGCGGCGTAGCCATCCGGATAGCCGAAATGCGCATCGAGCACATCGAGCCGGCCCTGCTTCTGCAGGCGGCCCAGCGCACGGTAGGCGCCGAGCGCCAGAAAAAGACCGTCGAGTCGCTTGAACAGGCCGGGTACCGACAGAAAGCGCGGATGCAGCACGGTCACGCCCTGCTGCACCTCGACTGCCGGTACATCCGGCCGGAAATGCGGACGCAGATATCGCAACAGCGACTGCAGCGGAAACCAGGGTACCGGCGCCACGACCGTCAATGGCAACTGGCGACCGACCCGGAACATGCGCTCGCGAATGAACACACCGGCCTGCGGCTGCGCGGCGTTCGGAAAAAGGGTCGAGAACACGACGAGGTGCGGCCGCGCCTGCGTCATGCAGCCGCCCGGCCGGTGAGCGACGCATAGACATCGCGATAGCGCGCGACCGATGCTGCCCAAGTACGCTCGCTCTCGACGAAACGTCGGCCGGCTGCACGCAGCCGCGGCCAGCTTTCATGCATGCCGAGCAGGCGCAGCACGCTGCGTGCGAGATCGTCGGCGTCACCGGCGCGGAACAGGATGCCGGTCTCGCCGTCCTGAATGAGTTCGCGGTGGCCGCCGACATCGGACGCCACCAGCAGCCGTCCCTGGGCCATCGCCTCGAGCGGCTTGAGCGGTGTGACGAGCTCGGTCAGGCGCATCGAATGGCGCGGATAGACCAGTACATCGACCAGGTTGTAATAGCGCTGCACATCGGCGTGCGGTACCCGGCCGGTGAAGATCACGTGTTTCTGCAGACCGAGTTCCCCGGCCAGTTGCTTCAGATTGGCTTCCTGCGGGCCGCCGCCGGTCAGCAGCAACGCCACATCGGGCGCCTTCTGCAGGATGGCGGGCAACGCGCGCAGCAGCAGGTCCAGCCCCTCGTAGGCGTAGAAGGAACCGATGAAGCCGAGCACGCGCTTGCCGACCAGGCCAAGTTCGGCGCGCAGCGCCTCGTCGCCCGCGACGCCGAAGGCGAAATTCTCGACATCGACGGCGTTGGGAATGACAGTGATCTTCGACGCGGGTATGCCCCGCCCGGCGAGATCGAGCCGCAGGCCTTCGCAGATGGTCGTCACCGCATCGACCGCACGCACGGCGCGCGTTTCCATTGCGCGGGTGGCGCGATAGCGCAGGCTGCCTTCGGTGGTGGTGCCGTGATCGACGGCCGCATCTTCCCAGAAGGCACGGATTTCATAGACCACGGGGATGCCCAGTTGCCGGCCGACGCGTAATGCCGGAAAGGCATTGAGCACAGGTGAGTGCGCGTGCAGCACATCAGGCCTGAGGTCGCGCGCGACCTCGAGCAGCCGCTGTTCCAGCGCGCGCATCTGTGCGCGCTCACGCAGCACCGGTACGCGTTCGAGCGTGCCCGGCGACCACGGCGTGCGATGAAAGATCAGACCGTCGACTTCTTCCACCAGCGGCCCGGGCGCCGTGTGCTTGACCCCGGTGACATGGTGTGTGTCCCAGCCCAGCTTGCGCTGCTCTCGCAGTATGGCGGCGGTGCGGAAGGTGTAGCCGCTGTGCAGCGGAATGGAATGATCGAGTACGTGCAGGATGCGCATCGCGATGAAATCCTCAGGCGGCGTCGCGCAGGGTCTGACGCTCCTGATTGCGCAGGAAGGCGTCGAACATCAGCAGGGTCCACAGCGATGCGCTGTAGTCGCTGCGTCCGGATTGATGTGCGTCCACCAGATGTTCCAGATACGGGCGGTTGAACCAGCCGGTGTCGGCCAGCCGGCTGCCGAGCACCGCGTCGCGCACGCGCTGCTTCAGCGGACCGCGGAACCAGCGCGCAAGCGGCACCGAAAAGCCCATCTTCGGGCGATACATGATGTCGTGCGGCAGATGCGGCTCCAGCGACTTCTTCAGCAGATACTTGCCTTCCTGGCCGCGTATCTTCATCGATGCGGGCAGCGTGGCCAGCCATTCCAC
The sequence above is a segment of the Methyloversatilis sp. RAC08 genome. Coding sequences within it:
- a CDS encoding sulfotransferase family protein encodes the protein MAEASYWKNACEQIEYRALLARKWLAHRVPRAAQPRRHVFVGGMQRSGTNMLMDLIERSMQTDVFHERDPRAFDNYIMRDPAVIRSLINQSRAPHFVIKCLCELDRLPALMDEFTPSKGLWIVREYRDAVNSALVSFSRFTQQVERVAKGQADGEWFAGGMSDETKRLVRELWHADMNEATAGALIWYFRNLLYFQMGLDRDPRVKLLSYEALVTEPAKECEQVFDFLGLPFSPFITSKVFASSISKKNPPPVADEVARLCDELMQRFSAVRSAHG
- a CDS encoding TIGR04063 family PEP-CTERM/XrtA system glycosyltransferase — protein: MRILHVLDHSIPLHSGYTFRTAAILREQRKLGWDTHHVTGVKHTAPGPLVEEVDGLIFHRTPWSPGTLERVPVLRERAQMRALEQRLLEVARDLRPDVLHAHSPVLNAFPALRVGRQLGIPVVYEIRAFWEDAAVDHGTTTEGSLRYRATRAMETRAVRAVDAVTTICEGLRLDLAGRGIPASKITVIPNAVDVENFAFGVAGDEALRAELGLVGKRVLGFIGSFYAYEGLDLLLRALPAILQKAPDVALLLTGGGPQEANLKQLAGELGLQKHVIFTGRVPHADVQRYYNLVDVLVYPRHSMRLTELVTPLKPLEAMAQGRLLVASDVGGHRELIQDGETGILFRAGDADDLARSVLRLLGMHESWPRLRAAGRRFVESERTWAASVARYRDVYASLTGRAAA
- a CDS encoding phenylacetate--CoA ligase family protein, yielding MADLRTSLVSHVVFPLQERLKKHTTVADRQALEASQWWPHERLQQLRVDRLCSLLVQAGAHVPYYRALFARIGFDPAAVTSLDDLQKLPFLDKPLIRANTDALKADNARGLARFNTGGSSGAPLIFYIGRERVSRDVAAKWRATRWWGVDIGDPEVVLWGSPIELGAQDRVRRMRDALMRTSLLPAFEMSDAKVGQFIDHIRRARPRMLFGYPSAFAHIASYARRTGRSLDDVGIKVVFVTSERLYDHQRELIEQTFGCPVANGYGGRDAGFIAHQCPAGAMHITAEDIVLEIIDREGRVLPPGESGEIVVTHLATGEFPFVRYRTGDVGVLGAQPCTCGRTLPVLSEVQGRSTDFIVAKDGTVMHGLALIYIVRDMPGVAGFRIEQESLDLTRVKVVSEADFPADGDARIRDGMKARLGASVEVEVEHVAQIEAEGSGKFRYVVSRVQA
- a CDS encoding glycosyltransferase; amino-acid sequence: MTQARPHLVVFSTLFPNAAQPQAGVFIRERMFRVGRQLPLTVVAPVPWFPLQSLLRYLRPHFRPDVPAVEVQQGVTVLHPRFLSVPGLFKRLDGLFLALGAYRALGRLQKQGRLDVLDAHFGYPDGYAASLLARWLDCPFTVTLRGTETRHARTPGLSSRLRQALDRADRVFSVSASLIEIAAGIGVDRAKLQVVGNGVDTGKFYPIDKASARRELSVPDDANVLISVGGLTERKGFHRVIEQLPALRREFPGLLFLIVGGASAEGDWGPRLKAQVAELGLADCVRFLGTLPPEALKQPLSAADVFVLATRNEGWANVFLEAMACRLPVVATDVGGNREVVCRDDLGEIVPFDDGPALQDALSRALARDWDRERILAYAKDNEWDGRVATLVAAFRALFADRNARGTQGDIGVG